A single Lynx canadensis isolate LIC74 chromosome D2, mLynCan4.pri.v2, whole genome shotgun sequence DNA region contains:
- the LOC115527117 gene encoding centriole, cilia and spindle-associated protein — translation MSPGSGVKSEYMKRYREPRWEEYGPCYRELLHYRLGRRLLEQAHAPWLWDDWGPAGASDDSASSASSGAGGPAPQFAPASPPPPPPPAEPAAREGPERRARGPAEEQGAEAAEAGEARDAASAEEAADGALPALPVKDIKEKPEQQVRAKETDKLPSSTEPRQQPSALFARGNRKAAKSPQRSSTKIKEKKHPFALYGWGEKQTDTGSQKTHNVCASAPVHEIHESALRAKNRRQVEKRKLVTQRQRAHSVDVEKNRKIKPSSSENPWMTEYMRCYSARA, via the exons ATGTCCCCGGGGAGCGGGGTGAAGAGCGAGTACATGAAGCGCTACCGGGAGCCGCGCTGGGAAGAGTACGGGCCGTGCTACCGGGAGCTGCTGCACTACCGCCTGGGCCGCCGGCTGCTGGAGCAGGCGCACGCGCCCTGGCTCTGGGACGACTGGGGCCCGGCCGGCGCCTCGGACGACTCGGCGTCGTCGGCGTCGTCGGGCGCCGGGGGCCCCGCGCCCCAGTTCGCCCCcgcctcgccgccgccgccgccgccgcccgcggaACCCGCGGCGCGGGAGGGGCCGGAACGGCGGGCGCGCGGGCCGGCGGAGGAGCAGGGCGCGGAGGCGGCGGAGGCCGGGGAGGCCCGGGACGCGGCGAGCGCGGAGGAGGCGGCGGACGGGGCTCTGCCAG cactgCCAgtgaaagacataaaagaaaaacctGAACAACAGGTCAGAGCAAAAGAGACTGACAAGTTACCCAGCAGTACTGAACCTCGACAGCAACCAAGTGCCTTATTTGCTAGAGGAAATAGGAAAGCAGCCAAAAGTCCTCAAAGATCATCAactaaaataaaggagaagaagcATCCGTTTGCTCTTTATGGGTGGGGAGAAAAACAGACCGATACAGGAAGCCAAAAAACTCACAACGTCTGCGCGTCTGCCCCCGTGCATGAG ATTCACGAATCAGCATTACGAGCCAAGAACAGAAGACaggtggaaaaaaggaaactggTCACTCAGAGGCAGCGCGCTCACTCTGTAGACGTGGAGAAAAACCGAAAGATAAAGCCTTCCTCCTCGGAGAACCCATGGATGACAGAGTACATGAGATGCTATTCGGCAAGAGCTTAA